The genomic interval TGAATATAAGGAATTTTGGTCATTATAAGGTTATAAATATCTACATAACTATGGTTGGTACATGGTCAGTAGGTACAGTAGTGATGGtcataatggaaaaaaaacaattatttacaTATGAGCCAACGGTTATAATCAGACAGGATCCCTGCTCTGACAAAGATTAAAGCTTCCAACCACGACTTCCTTTGCGGATATGACTCCCCTATATGATTAATGTCTGAGTGTCATCTCTGTAGGACAGCTCCTTTTAAcgcaggaagagagagggacgGGGCAAACCTCAACAGTCTTTAAATAGAGCCACAGAGACAGCCAAGTGTCTATGATGATATAATACAGGGACTTTTAGGAGACTTTCAGGAAAtcttaaaatgacagaaagggTGAGGCTTCAGTTGCTCAGAAAAACTAAGTCATGTTGCTGTCACTGTTAAACAAAATACATGTTGAATTcagttgattttgttttgcCTTATAAATTCTTGTACACTAATTATTCAATAAATGCAAAAACTACATGTCTTGTGTGCTGGTCTTGTGTCCTACAGTAGCTACACGTTTGTATAGAGAAACAACTACATCCAATACCACTGCAGATAGTTACAGAAAAACATTATAGTAATAATGTAGAAGAACTGTTTGAATCACAAATATGACTAAACAAACAGTACAAAAATGCAAGTTAAGGTTGTCATTAAATGCATATGTTATGTGCATTTATTTGGGCAAGAAACATACAATTGATTCTACATTGTTTTGACACAgaaaagacagtgaaaacaaatgaaaacaaaactctcAGTACATAAAGGACATTTCTCCATTGATGGGGTTTCATGAATTACACATGATGAGAAGTTCATGACAAGTGTATAATagtactgcagctttaaagtctTCACAATTACCCGACATATTCACTGATGTCTAAAAGAACTCTGTTACTCATGACTGCATTCACTGGCTGGGCTTGTTGTCAACGGGGTGGTCCTTCCACATGGGCTCAAGGATGTGATCTGGAACCTTCTCCATGGCAGTCTGACAACATGAACAGAGCAAGAGGAGGGgagtaaataaatatatctcTTCATTTATGGTCCACAGGCCTTGTGAAATCTGTCTCTCATGCAGAATTAGACTGAGCAAAACTCTGCAGTGCCTCACCTTTGTCACCTCCATAGCTACACCTTCTGGGAGGTTCCTCTGGATATATTCGAGGTATGCCCGGGCTGTGCAGCCCGTTAAATGAGACAACTACAAAACAGGAGAAGGGACTAATTAAATGGATGACCTAATCATCATGAACTACTGTGAGATGGAATAGTaactttatactttatattgGCTGATTATAAAGGCACTCATACTGGTGTTTTTTCCCCTATTAtatctgatttgatttgtggTCAGACTGACATTGATTGAAGTCAGGCTGGGAATTAAATGAGGCCACCAAACTTTAAATTTAACAGTATGGGCATAAGTAGTCAGACATATCAGGTGCTATAAACTTGACAGACactgtacatgaacacacagtcCAAGAGTAACCAggtaaaaaaagtgaaaaagggTGTAGTAGAGTATAATGTTTCCACCTGAATAATGTCTGGTTGTTCTGAAGGAACCTCAGGATTTTTTATGCCAGTATTGCTTTAGTTATCAAATTAAACAGGGTTGAAGCTCTTCACCTCAATGCACCGGAAGTGTGTCCTCATCTCATACTGGACCCTGTGTTTTTTGTGGATGTGCACTGACTTCAGGAGTGTAAACCTTTCTATATCCCTGGGAGGTTCATAACTGTtgcagaggaaaaggaaatgaTGGCATTTAGAAGGTTATACAGTGGCTATATCAGTCCATCTTTGCTGGGTGTGTGGCAGCTTAACTCTGCAATGACTCACACTTTGCTGATGGTGATGCCCAGCTCTTGAGCTGCCAAGGTGGCAAAAAACTCATAGCTGTCCAAGACAGCCCTGTCATGACTTTGACCAGAACGGACACCTTCTGAAACAGTAGATCAGGCTCCTCTGTGACAGTGATCTGCAAGGAAACATAAATGTAAGGAGGAGACATGATTCGTGTACATGAGTGAAAGTTTGTAGACTGTCTGAGGTAAGATATTGCCTTGATAACTCACTGATGGTGTTGACGAAAACACTGTTGCTGTGTGGAAGGAAGTGCTGGATGTCAGGGGGAGATGGGacctgagcagagacagagcagtaAATAATCTGGCATATTAGCAATTGCTGCTAAATGCTACGTTATCACAATGCTTCTAACTTCAACACAGCTTAtagttgtttttgctttgtggCTTCACACTCAACCCAGTTTTGAAAACACTGACTATACTGTATTATAACTGCAGCAATTGCAATTTTATTAGTAATATTTCACTATAgattcttttctctttatttatttttcagttttttactttctgtaATTACGTCACGTGTGCTGTTTTAATACAGACAATACTAATTACTCTAATAATCTTACGTATTTACGTATTAATTGTAAACGTGTGCTTATTTGAGAAACTAATGAGATTTAATGCACACAAAAAGAAACTACAAAGGGTAGTATTGACCGCTGTCTCTTACCAGCAAAGAAAATCATTACTGCACAACTGTCATGTGCTTGTGTTTACTATCGTTATTAATAAACCATATACTTCATACAAGCAAAGACGATAAACTGTTACCTACCTGATTATATTACATTTCCCGTGACCTGAACAGGTACCCAAAGCTCTCGGTccctgaaaataaataaacttacATTAGTGGATGACATTCGCTGTGTAACCACCACCATGCTACAACTGCCCTCAGTGATCAAACTGTGAGATATGTTGACCAAATGCGCTCAATTTGTCAAATGCTGAATAACTGTAAAGTCAGTTAATAGTTCACAAATGCTGTGTAAactaaaaaaatacatgaattaCTGTACCAAATGTGAGATTCCTGTGAGTATCCTTGCCAAAGAAAACAGATTCTCGCCTGAGGACCACGGGGGCCGCCATGTTTTTAGTGAAGGTATGACGTAAAGCAACTCAACGTCACTGCCCTCATCAGTACTGGAGGGAAAACTACAACTGTGTCCGCTTGGTGTTAAAAACCCTCCCAGCTGTGGAAACAACATGACACAGCTGGTGgaccatcacatcatcatgaacagattttctctctctctcttatcgTCGCCGTTACATAATATCAGTGGTGAAAAATAAGAGGGCCCTTTAATGCAAGTATGagtgtttctattttatgttattttatcaaGGCTACATTAACCTTCTTGGTGGGTCCAAAGGCAAAAtcttgagtttattttttacacCCTGCTATTGCTACTTTCCTCAGTAAAATAGCTATAGATACTTTATGGATTAAGAATTACATACATGTGACCAAACAATAAAATAGAATGCAGTATCATCTGCATCTGTGTTTTTACCCAAGAATACTTCTCCCACGACTACATGGCAATGGTATGTGGGCAGAATTAACAACTGAACTATTTCCAGTTATACCAGGAGGAACATGTCTTTTCATCCTCATTTGTAAGAAGATTAGATTAAAGTTAAAACACTGCACTTATTGATGTGAGCTGTGATAATTTAATTGGGCTACATCACGTGTCTGTCACGTGACACAGCTGTCGGGGCCCTTCCAGTGTACAGTAGCAGGCTGCGGGCAGAAGAaacagcggcagcagcagcggcggcaaCACCACACAGCCGAGGTAAGCGCTCCACTGCCCGTGGATATTTCTACGGCTTTGTTGACGACAGCTGCGATATTATTTTGCCACTTTGTCCACCGCGCTACCGACTTAGCGGTTAATTTGGGAAGCTGCACgctaatattaaaaataaacgTTAGGATAAACAGTCGGCTAATGTGCTAGCCGTAGCCTGTTAGCGACGACTGCCAGCGGCGGGTCGACGGAGCCAGTCTCTCCGCTGATGGTGGTTCAGGTTCAGCTAGCTAGCTGCTCGGTTAGCCGGCTAGCTATTTGTGGAGGAGACAACGCAGGCAGCCAACGGTAGCTGCCTTCCCCTAGCATCTCATTTAGGTTGGCGTTACTGCACAAAGAAGATAAATCAAGGCAGGAAAGATTAATCCCGCTGCTGACATGTTTTGATCTGTGGAGCCCACAGAGCTCTCTGTCTGGACCCAACATCCAGGATCTAGCTAGCTGTGGCTAGCAGGCAGCTCACGGTGATGGGTGTTTGGGCATCATCATCTCACGGGCTTCAGCTGTATTTGTTTGTCAGTTAGTAATGTTAATCTCATTGGGTCTTTCTCTACGATAACGTtacaacagacagacatatttactgttttttttctgttttatgagTATGAGATGCTCTTGTGCCGCCTGTTTAGTCTTACTTGAATGTGTGTGGAtactattttttattattatgacaaCTGACTTAACCCAAATCTCAGTTAAATTCTTATTCACTAGTTATCCATCGGTTGTCATTTTATCGTCAGTCGACTGTCAATATCCGTCCACAAGTGCTCACTAGTCTGTCTTGTCTGGCGAACCTCGTTGAATGtctttttattgtcactgtctAGATTTTAAATCTCTCCCATATCACATTGCTTTGTTGTTTACCACTCGTCTGTTTCCCCCTTTTAGTGTTTATTTAACCGTTCATGAGGCCGCCTTGTGACATCAGTGTAAGATTAATAAAAAGAAGAGCTAAAATGATACATGGCCCCTTTTAAATAATTCAGCAATTAGTTAAATATCCTTCCGCTGAGCAGGATAATCCTCCAACTAAAGTGGTTGCTCTGGGAGACGTAAGTAACGGTAAGTGAGCGTTAATTTTAGCCAAGcgcattaatatttaaattaacgGCTGTAGGCGGCAGGTGAGTGCTTTCAGCGCTTTGTAAGCGTCACATCGTCCGCAGTAAAAAACGATTCAAACCGTCAATTTTATCTAAATAACACACGCTTGTTTATGTGATAGATAATCTTCTGTGTGATAACGACGccctttatgttttttttctatcatcCAGCAGTCCTCCATGGGATCCCCGAGGCGGGTTAGAAAGACGTGATGACGTTACCGGAGGAAGCGGCTCTCCTGCGGGCTGACCGCTGATGGAGAGGAGTCCCcgctcctcctctcttcacacACGGCCAGGATCATATGAGGAGGCCACGGAGCTTAGAGATGGCACGCTGAACTGGACATAAACTTAATACACGTCAACTGGAAgcattgttttgtgttgaatGGGTTAGATGCGTTGCCCGTTTGTAAGTTTACAAGCTTTTTTGTGGAGGTTTGTTTCTGATCAGCTGACATGAGTCTGGAGTCTACCACAGAAGATTTTTTCTTctaaatatttgtttctttcGATACTCTCATCTGTTGCCTTGTCAGTAAAATATAATCAGCGAGGCAGCTCACTGATCAACCGCATCAAAATGACTTGATTGAGTGCCTTTTGTTGTGTATGCAGCCCATGTGGGTACAAGTGTCCAATTCGGCAATCCCCAGTTTGGTGACCTCATTTGTGCTTTTGGAGAAGTTTTCACTGATCACATTTAATCTGTGTGTCAAATCAAGGAGACAGCGAGGGAAAGCGCAAATACTATGGACCGTTGTCGCTGTCTCACATCCGACACCGAACTAATAACCGCAGTGGAGGAGAGACGCTCGTAACGGTACCCACCCCTCCGATTAAACCCCGCCCCGGACCTCCCGCCTGgttaccttttttaaaaatccacgGGGGGAGTgtagagagctgcagggatGTTCGCCGCCGTGGAGCATGGCCCGGTCCTTTGCAGCGACTCCAACATCCTGTGCCTGTCCTGGAAGGGCCGAGTGCCCAAGAGCGAGAAGGAGAAGCCGGTGTGCAGGAAACGCTACTACGAGGAGGGCTGGCTCGCTACCGGGAACGGCCGAGGAGTTGTCGGGGTCACGTTCACATCCAGCCACTGTAGACGGGACCGGCCCACTCCGCAGAGAGTTAACTTCAACCTCAGAGGACACAACAGCGAGGTAAGAGGAGTTTAACAAGAAAATATGTACTAGATCATCACCCTGCTCAAATACCAGTActgtaaagaacaaaaaacaaatatgagtAACAATCATTGTAAAAGTTAGTGTGGCATCCTGAcagtatttatttcagtgtaaatatatGCCACTGAAATGGACAAGTGCTAAGAAAGCAACTACAAAAAAGAGCTGTAAATCAAACTTACATAGAAAAACCTCTCCATTATGTACCATAACTGCTGGTTGCTCTGTTATTTGTGATTTCTCAAAAGTAGATAAGAAGTATTAATTACACAATATCAGAATTTACTATCTTTAATTGTTTAAAGATATTTAACAGTTgacaaataaatctaaaatctaCACTGCAAACAGCACACAACATCAGTTTCCTTCATTTAGCCTAATGATGATAGATTATTGATCCCATTGATCCCCTTAGAACAAGCTTCTGTAATCAGCTTCTGTAGTCTGTCCTTTACACCAGGAACATTGGGAGAATGCAAGTGAaagtaaatgcaaatgattattttgttattactgTCGCACTCCGTGTTCAAAAGATATGCTTGATGTGTAACATTTCCTTTTCCTGGCGGGTGCCGGGTCAGCTGCAGGACAATGTCCTTGAGGCTGCTAGGTTTTACACTTGTTTAGAGCAGGTCTTTGCCACTAAGTATCTGGCTCTGGGTTGTAGAGCACAAACAGGTTAAACTTCAGTTGAAGGATGTCAAACCCTCTGCCATTGCAGGTTGAGAGTTTTGAGTTTTTCTACAGCAGGCGATTTCACTGATTTCAGCAGACCAGGGAGTGTGAGATGAAATCAACTTTTGTAATACTTGGTTGGAAGGAAGACCATTATACTCTCAGCTGCTTATGGTTTGACAGCTTTGCATTGGATCGCCCTGCTGCTCTTCAGTTAAAGATTGCTGTACTCCACTCCCAGGCATTACTCTTATCTCTCACCCCCTCCAGAGTTTCCCACCACTGGTGTACTGAGgccatttattttgttattggAAAGTTCAGGTGATGAATGTGCGGGTCTGTAGCCCACCATGTGTATGAATATTCCCGCCAGTATATAGCAGTGCTGGCACAAGTGGAGATTGCACACAGGTTGCGTTATTTCTAGTGGGCGTAGCTCTTGGTCAGATGGAGCAAGGTGCTGTGTCAGCATTCCATAAGGCAGCTGAGGGGAGAGTGGATGAATCCCTACAGAGAGTGACTGAAGCGCAGCAGAAATGTCATTTAACTCAGCCCACTTGAATGTGGTCCAAGTACTGAAATCTGTTTTTCCAGTGTATGCAGTGCGGAGGAGGTTAAAACCTACACAACTCTTAATTTACCCACCTTTTTACATATGTGTATTTGACTTCAGTCACCTATTCAGactgataaaaaatgaaaaaagtcttGGTTGCCATTTAGCTGTGATTCCATTGAAATTAAAACATACTGCGACAGCTCTTCTCCAATACactatgttttattcatcagatgtttttgaCTGTCTTGCCTTCATCTGGTGACTAAAGCATGGTGAGCTGGTGGAGAAATgcaatgtgttttaattttgatggaCTTGGACCAAAGCTCACTTCGGTCTCGCTGTTTGTGTCCTCTCAGTGTTAGAAATTGCACCACTCAGTTGCATCTATAATTACCCCATATAGCTTTATGTCTCTGATTTCACTGTAGTGTCATTTAGATGaatatttgtatgtgtatttttaatctAAATGCAGCTGAAACCTGGAAAAATATGCATTTCCCCGCTGCCCTCTGCCCTTATTCCAGCACCAGTAATGAGAATAGTAATGTCCTCTCTAGATTTAATAtaaagcaataaataaatactttggGAAATGTGAACTCCATCACTTGTCCACCCTATGCATAATTTGGGGTTTCTGACAGTAGTGGAAATCACACAGCTTAATGAATTCTGTCAAATTATGACAGATCTGTTCACTCACTCGTGTCATTTTCCACCctgatgaggagaggagagaacgCTGTTTGCTGTATACAGTCTAGCACCGAGGAAAATGACCCCCAAGAGCTTGATAAATAATCTTCAGCCCTGTCGcgtaattaaaatattttaaaagaggcagaaactcCCATCAAGCCAACATTATTCACGTCAATACATTTGAGTAACCTCTCCTTGTCTTCAAAAGC from Lates calcarifer isolate ASB-BC8 linkage group LG7_1, TLL_Latcal_v3, whole genome shotgun sequence carries:
- the mrps10 gene encoding LOW QUALITY PROTEIN: probable 28S ribosomal protein S10, mitochondrial (The sequence of the model RefSeq protein was modified relative to this genomic sequence to represent the inferred CDS: inserted 1 base in 1 codon; deleted 1 base in 1 codon), whose protein sequence is MAAPVVLRRELFSLARILTGISHLGPRALGTCSGHGKCNIIRSHLPLTSSTSFHTATVFSSTPSITVTEEPDLLFQKVSVLVKXHDRAVLDSYEFFATLAAQELGITISKVYEPPRDIERFTLLKSVHIHKKHRVQYEMRTHFRCIELSHLTGCTARAYLEYIQRNLPEGVAMEVTKTAMEKVPDHILEPMWKDHPVDNKPSQ